A genomic stretch from Ammoniphilus sp. CFH 90114 includes:
- a CDS encoding cytochrome P450, translating to MSKVVEIEGARLKNFLHFQRDSLGFMTSVLHLGDIVSVRSSKRTPSYILNHPEAIREVLISKEQSFRKGRSSRILRETVGQGILTTEGKKHDHQRQSMLPAFHKQRIQEYAPIVIEQATRAFDEWQDGEERWVHRDFMMLTLTVIMQTLFGAKLKEDAERVARAVEETIQYTAKRMYSPIPLPKFIPTRGNLRHTQSMGVLHQTAKGFVQQQEKRDSPTLLRHLLEEDGVEEQELIDQIITMLIAGHETTANALSWTWYLLSQHPEVEVKWREELDCVLGDRPPTYEDLTKLSYTQQIWQESLRLYPPAWMILREANEDVEILGEPFTRNSIFMISPYSLHRNPQYFDQPEKFMPERFAPEAVKSIPRYAYLPFGAGSRSCIGNQFASMEATLIMVLLAQRYRLVLAPAQAPIQAEPSVSLRIKGGLKMLVKSRSDQSRK from the coding sequence TTGAGTAAGGTAGTGGAAATAGAAGGGGCACGACTGAAGAATTTCCTTCACTTTCAACGTGATTCTCTCGGATTCATGACGAGTGTTCTGCACTTAGGTGATATCGTTTCTGTACGGTCTAGCAAGAGGACGCCTTCTTATATTTTGAATCACCCGGAAGCGATTCGAGAGGTGCTAATCTCTAAAGAACAATCGTTTCGAAAAGGTAGATCAAGTCGAATTCTAAGAGAAACAGTAGGTCAGGGGATTTTGACCACGGAAGGAAAAAAGCATGACCATCAGCGGCAGTCTATGCTTCCGGCTTTTCACAAGCAGAGAATTCAGGAGTACGCTCCGATCGTGATAGAGCAAGCCACGCGAGCATTTGATGAGTGGCAAGATGGAGAGGAACGATGGGTGCATCGTGATTTTATGATGCTGACGCTTACGGTCATCATGCAAACATTATTTGGGGCAAAATTAAAAGAGGATGCGGAGAGAGTTGCAAGAGCTGTTGAGGAGACGATCCAATATACGGCCAAGCGGATGTATTCACCCATCCCTTTGCCCAAGTTCATTCCGACTCGGGGGAATCTACGGCACACCCAGTCCATGGGGGTGTTACATCAAACCGCGAAGGGGTTTGTCCAACAACAAGAGAAGCGAGACTCTCCTACTTTATTACGGCATCTGCTGGAGGAAGATGGGGTCGAGGAACAAGAGCTTATTGATCAGATCATTACGATGCTCATCGCAGGCCATGAAACAACCGCGAATGCGCTAAGCTGGACATGGTACTTATTATCCCAACACCCTGAGGTGGAAGTAAAATGGAGAGAGGAACTGGACTGTGTTCTGGGAGATCGCCCTCCGACATACGAAGATTTAACGAAGCTTTCTTATACGCAGCAGATTTGGCAAGAGTCCCTACGTTTGTATCCACCTGCTTGGATGATCCTACGGGAAGCGAATGAAGACGTGGAAATTTTAGGAGAACCCTTTACTCGTAACTCTATTTTTATGATTTCTCCTTATAGTCTTCATCGGAATCCTCAATATTTTGATCAACCAGAGAAATTTATGCCTGAACGGTTTGCACCTGAGGCTGTAAAAAGCATCCCAAGGTATGCTTATCTTCCATTCGGAGCGGGTTCAAGATCGTGTATCGGAAACCAATTTGCTAGTATGGAGGCTACTTTGATCATGGTGCTTCTGGCTCAGAGATATAGGCTAGTGCTAGCTCCGGCACAGGCTCCGATTCAAGCTGAGCCTTCGGTATCTTTGAGAATCAAAGGTGGGTTAAAGATGTTGGTAAAGAGCCGAAGCGATCAATCTAGAAAGTAG
- a CDS encoding MATE family efflux transporter — MNTVSTTSLSTTQPLTHGQFLKLSLPLILSGLSTPFLGAVDTAVVGQLPHPAYIGGVAIGALIFNYLYWVLGFLRVSTSGFTAQAQGAGDVQDLLMFLLRPLGIALLMGGLFIGLQVPIKYISLLLMESSPVVEAQAASYFDIRIWGAPFALANYVILGWLIGISKVKLALFLQIFMNLLNIGLDLYFVLVLQWGVPGVALATVISEVSAIVVGLLLLMASRKIDWSQWSWSHFWDSRSFLKMFKVNRDLFIRTLCLLTVFGAFTAYGSKLGEVTLAANAILMQLQFILAYFFGGFANASSILIGRSVGSKNQALFEATIRVTVLWSILASVLLVVGLLLAEGWIISLFTGIGEVKAVASEYVIWLLLFPFAVFWGLQFEGICSGATNARPVRNTMILSMLIFLVSTWLLVPIWDNHGLWCSFVLFSLSRSLISWTYLPKLRKSMMM, encoded by the coding sequence ATGAATACCGTCTCAACAACTTCACTCTCAACCACACAGCCGCTTACACACGGGCAATTTTTGAAGCTTTCTCTCCCACTGATCTTATCCGGGTTATCCACTCCGTTTTTAGGCGCGGTGGACACCGCTGTTGTCGGTCAACTACCGCATCCTGCTTATATTGGTGGAGTGGCGATCGGTGCACTTATCTTTAACTATTTATACTGGGTCCTTGGTTTTTTACGCGTGAGTACATCGGGGTTCACGGCTCAAGCCCAAGGGGCAGGGGATGTCCAGGACTTGCTCATGTTCTTGCTTAGACCTTTAGGCATCGCGCTACTTATGGGGGGGCTGTTTATAGGTCTACAAGTTCCAATAAAGTATATTTCTCTTCTTCTCATGGAATCAAGCCCGGTGGTGGAAGCTCAGGCTGCCAGTTATTTTGATATACGCATTTGGGGTGCACCTTTTGCCCTCGCAAACTACGTAATATTAGGATGGCTAATTGGCATTTCGAAGGTAAAGCTGGCCTTATTTCTGCAGATCTTCATGAACTTATTGAACATAGGCCTAGATTTGTATTTTGTTCTTGTTCTCCAATGGGGAGTTCCGGGAGTTGCCTTGGCTACCGTTATTTCTGAGGTCAGTGCGATTGTAGTGGGTCTTCTTCTCTTAATGGCAAGTCGAAAAATCGATTGGAGCCAGTGGAGTTGGTCTCATTTTTGGGATTCCCGTTCCTTTTTAAAAATGTTTAAAGTGAACCGAGATCTCTTTATCCGAACCCTTTGTCTACTCACCGTTTTTGGTGCCTTTACGGCTTATGGTTCAAAGTTAGGTGAGGTCACACTGGCTGCCAATGCCATCCTGATGCAGCTGCAGTTCATCTTGGCTTATTTCTTTGGAGGATTCGCAAATGCCTCGTCCATTCTTATTGGGCGGTCGGTCGGCAGTAAAAATCAAGCTTTGTTCGAAGCCACCATCCGGGTTACGGTATTATGGTCTATTCTCGCATCGGTTCTTCTAGTCGTAGGATTATTGCTTGCAGAAGGATGGATCATAAGCTTGTTTACGGGCATTGGAGAAGTGAAGGCTGTGGCATCGGAATATGTAATCTGGCTGTTGCTCTTTCCCTTTGCTGTATTCTGGGGATTGCAGTTCGAGGGCATTTGCTCAGGGGCAACGAATGCAAGACCTGTACGAAATACTATGATCTTATCTATGCTCATTTTCCTAGTTTCCACTTGGCTTCTAGTTCCCATTTGGGATAATCATGGATTATGGTGTTCCTTCGTTTTATTTAGTTTATCTCGTTCGTTGATTTCTTGGACGTATCTTCCTAAACTAAGGAAAAGTATGATGATGTAA
- a CDS encoding DUF1540 domain-containing protein, translating to MARDVKCEVNSCIHWAAGNECKASSIYVVSRMNNNQASTSTETDCKTFEPKI from the coding sequence ATGGCAAGAGACGTAAAATGCGAAGTTAACAGTTGTATTCACTGGGCTGCAGGAAACGAATGTAAAGCTTCGTCCATCTATGTTGTAAGTCGTATGAATAATAACCAAGCGTCTACATCGACAGAGACAGATTGCAAAACCTTTGAACCAAAGATCTAA
- a CDS encoding DMT family transporter: protein MKNGVILAIFSSLVFSIVNVLVKAASFAIPPAEIAFFRSIIGAVIIFFMMKYSKISFSTTGIPLLVLRGVLGALYLTAYFYTIAMIPLTDAVILVHLSPIFVILLSAIFLKDKISSDAMFFLFIAFAGATLLLKPYQFESYTMDAFVGILSALFAAGAAISIRHLTKKHHSYEIIFYFLAIATVISVPLMWNDFVMPNLLELFYLILIGVVSLLGLIFLTKAFTHENAIVVEVTRYIGIAFNAMWGYLLFAEVPDLLTVVGGVLIVGACIALSRKAKVKDLLGWKSVGKQEEIRKEV from the coding sequence ATGAAGAATGGTGTTATTCTAGCAATTTTCTCTTCTCTTGTTTTTAGTATCGTCAATGTCTTGGTAAAAGCAGCCAGCTTTGCAATTCCGCCTGCGGAAATTGCTTTTTTTCGGAGCATTATTGGAGCGGTCATTATCTTCTTTATGATGAAGTATAGTAAAATTTCATTTTCTACTACTGGAATTCCCTTGCTTGTATTACGAGGGGTCCTAGGAGCGCTTTATTTAACGGCTTACTTTTACACCATTGCCATGATTCCATTAACGGATGCCGTTATACTAGTGCATTTATCACCGATATTCGTGATTCTCTTGTCTGCGATCTTCCTGAAGGACAAGATTTCATCGGACGCCATGTTCTTCCTGTTCATAGCCTTCGCGGGGGCTACGTTGCTGCTTAAGCCATATCAGTTTGAGAGCTATACCATGGACGCCTTTGTAGGTATATTAAGTGCCTTGTTCGCAGCTGGGGCGGCTATTTCCATTCGTCACCTAACGAAGAAGCATCATAGCTATGAGATCATTTTTTATTTCCTCGCTATCGCAACGGTGATCTCTGTTCCACTCATGTGGAATGATTTTGTGATGCCCAATCTGCTTGAACTGTTTTATTTAATATTAATAGGGGTCGTGTCCCTTCTCGGTTTGATCTTCTTGACAAAGGCTTTTACCCATGAAAATGCGATTGTCGTTGAAGTCACACGCTATATTGGTATTGCGTTTAACGCGATGTGGGGCTATTTGCTTTTCGCAGAAGTACCGGATCTACTAACGGTAGTGGGTGGAGTGCTGATTGTCGGCGCTTGTATCGCTTTATCGAGAAAGGCAAAAGTTAAAGATTTGCTAGGCTGGAAGAGTGTAGGAAAGCAGGAGGAAATACGTAAGGAGGTTTAA
- a CDS encoding ABC transporter ATP-binding protein codes for MRVIVSADKLSKTYKKSGIPVSALQDVSIHIEEGECLGVVGESGSGKSTLGRILLALEQPDHGDVRVSGTSILKVKGRALRDVRKHVQVVFQDPTSSLNQRLPIWLSVMEALDNFPEVTPPFLEDVRHSRRDTAVRLLEMVGLRAEHLDRYPHELSGGQRQRVAIARGISLMPKLLICDEPTSSLDVSVQAQILQLLKKMKTDLGMACLFISHDIAAVRYMSDRIIVMKDGQIVDEFPSRDILSEERHEYTRRLVAVVS; via the coding sequence GTGAGAGTAATAGTAAGTGCCGATAAACTAAGTAAAACCTATAAAAAATCGGGGATACCGGTGTCAGCCCTTCAAGATGTGTCTATTCATATTGAAGAAGGAGAATGTCTAGGTGTAGTCGGTGAAAGCGGAAGCGGAAAGAGTACGCTAGGAAGAATCTTGCTTGCTTTGGAGCAACCAGATCATGGAGATGTACGAGTAAGTGGAACTTCCATTCTAAAGGTAAAGGGAAGAGCATTGCGGGATGTACGTAAGCATGTTCAAGTCGTATTCCAAGACCCTACTTCTTCCTTGAATCAGCGCTTGCCCATTTGGCTGTCCGTGATGGAGGCGCTCGACAATTTTCCTGAAGTGACCCCTCCTTTTTTAGAAGACGTGCGCCACTCTAGAAGGGATACGGCTGTCAGGCTGCTAGAGATGGTAGGTCTAAGAGCTGAGCACCTCGATCGCTATCCCCATGAATTGAGTGGGGGGCAGCGTCAGCGTGTAGCGATCGCACGCGGGATTAGTTTGATGCCGAAGCTATTAATTTGCGATGAGCCGACATCTAGTTTAGATGTATCCGTCCAAGCCCAAATTCTTCAATTATTGAAGAAAATGAAAACAGATCTTGGTATGGCTTGCCTCTTTATTTCACACGATATAGCTGCTGTTCGGTACATGAGTGATCGGATCATTGTGATGAAAGATGGACAGATTGTCGATGAGTTTCCCAGTCGAGACATTCTCAGCGAAGAAAGACATGAGTATACACGAAGGCTAGTTGCAGTGGTGAGTTAA
- a CDS encoding ABC transporter ATP-binding protein — MTQIVPFGAPILELKNLSICLQQGKHHQMLVHDVNFSIQPGETLALVGESGSGKSLTASAILGLLGNSLQVSGGHIVFQGENILAQTDKMRRQLRGKQIGFVFQDYQGSFTPFIKIGKQFLETIRTHRNVSAKEAKNQALDWLERVGLPAERVFNSYPFQLSGGQRQRAAIAAALMLRPTLLIADEATTALDVLTSETVLDLLDELQKETGCAVLMISHDLRQVLKRADTIAVMKEGRVVESGTATVIRNQATHPYTQTLLKSRPLLTEIHAQLLLEEELAGTGGRLA; from the coding sequence ATGACACAGATTGTACCGTTTGGTGCTCCAATTTTGGAATTAAAGAACTTGAGTATTTGCCTGCAGCAGGGGAAGCATCATCAAATGCTAGTTCATGATGTAAACTTTTCTATTCAACCGGGTGAGACACTAGCATTGGTAGGAGAGAGCGGTAGTGGGAAAAGTCTAACAGCTAGCGCGATACTAGGGCTCTTAGGCAATTCTCTACAGGTTAGTGGCGGGCACATTGTGTTTCAGGGTGAGAATATTCTAGCTCAGACGGATAAAATGAGAAGACAATTGCGAGGAAAGCAGATTGGTTTCGTGTTTCAAGACTATCAAGGGAGCTTTACCCCCTTTATCAAGATAGGGAAGCAGTTTTTAGAGACCATCCGAACGCATCGGAATGTTTCTGCCAAGGAAGCGAAGAATCAAGCCTTAGATTGGCTGGAAAGAGTAGGTTTGCCAGCTGAGAGGGTGTTTAACAGTTACCCATTTCAATTAAGCGGGGGGCAAAGGCAGAGAGCTGCTATTGCAGCGGCTTTGATGTTGAGACCTACTCTGTTAATCGCTGACGAAGCTACAACAGCTCTCGATGTTCTAACGAGTGAGACGGTTCTCGATTTGTTGGATGAATTGCAAAAAGAAACAGGTTGTGCTGTACTCATGATCTCCCATGATCTGCGCCAAGTGTTGAAGCGCGCAGATACGATTGCGGTTATGAAAGAGGGTAGAGTTGTAGAATCCGGCACGGCAACGGTGATACGCAACCAAGCCACACATCCCTACACACAAACGCTGCTTAAATCTAGACCTCTCTTGACAGAAATTCATGCCCAATTGCTGCTCGAGGAAGAGTTAGCGGGAACGGGGGGCCGACTAGCGTGA